The following are from one region of the Sphingomonas sp. J315 genome:
- the leuB gene encoding 3-isopropylmalate dehydrogenase → MPLIAILPGDGIGPEVTAQARRVLDVLDLGLSFEETPVGGAAYFSDGHPLPPATLDLAKRADAILFGAVGDPRCDALERHLRPEQAILGLRKELGLFANLRPATLFPGLEDASALRPEVAGAIDMVIVRELNGDVYFGEKGMRTTASGRREGYDVMSYNEDEVARIAKVGFETARARRGKLCSVDKANVLETSQLWRDVVIEVAADYPDIELSHMYVDNAAMQLVRNPGQFDVIVTGNLFGDILSDQASMCAGSIGMLPSASLDGSGRGLYEPIHGSAPDIAGQGKANPCATILSAAMLLRYSLGLAEAADRIEAAVTAALTSGARTPDLGGALSTAQMGDAVVKALG, encoded by the coding sequence ATGCCGTTGATCGCAATCCTTCCCGGTGACGGGATCGGCCCCGAAGTGACCGCACAGGCGCGGCGCGTGCTGGATGTGCTCGACCTTGGCCTGAGCTTCGAGGAAACCCCGGTCGGCGGTGCGGCCTATTTCAGCGATGGCCATCCGCTGCCGCCTGCGACGCTCGACCTTGCAAAGCGCGCAGATGCGATTCTGTTCGGCGCAGTCGGTGATCCGCGTTGCGACGCGCTGGAGCGGCATCTGCGCCCCGAACAGGCGATCCTGGGGCTGCGTAAGGAACTTGGCCTGTTCGCCAATCTACGCCCCGCGACGCTGTTCCCCGGACTTGAGGACGCCTCTGCGCTGCGGCCGGAAGTCGCGGGCGCGATCGACATGGTGATCGTGCGCGAGCTCAATGGCGACGTCTATTTCGGCGAAAAGGGGATGCGCACTACCGCGTCAGGCCGCCGCGAGGGCTATGACGTCATGTCGTATAACGAGGACGAGGTCGCCCGGATCGCAAAGGTAGGGTTTGAGACCGCGCGCGCGCGTCGCGGCAAGCTGTGCTCGGTCGACAAGGCAAACGTCCTCGAAACCTCGCAGCTGTGGCGCGATGTGGTGATTGAGGTCGCGGCCGACTATCCCGACATCGAACTCAGCCACATGTATGTCGATAACGCCGCGATGCAGCTGGTGCGCAACCCCGGCCAGTTCGACGTGATCGTCACCGGAAACCTCTTTGGCGACATCCTGTCGGATCAGGCGAGCATGTGCGCCGGGTCGATCGGGATGCTGCCCTCTGCCTCGCTCGATGGCAGCGGCAGGGGGTTGTACGAGCCGATCCACGGCTCCGCACCCGACATCGCCGGGCAGGGCAAGGCCAATCCGTGCGCGACGATCCTGTCGGCGGCGATGCTGCTGCGCTATTCGCTTGGGCTTGCGGAGGCGGCGGACCGGATCGAGGCGGCGGTGACTGCGGCGCTGACCAGTGGCGCACGCACGCCCGACCTGGGCGGAGCGCTGTCGACGGCACAGATGGGCGATGCAGTGGTGAAGGCGCTGGGGTGA
- the recO gene encoding DNA repair protein RecO, which produces MHLRAPAIIVAIRPHGESGAIVRALTAEAGLLAGYVRGGRSRQHRPVLQPGNDILGDWRARTEDQLPALVAELTHSRAPLFREPLPAAAIDWATALTAAALPEGQTYPPIHAALGGLLDAIEAAPAARGWAVAMVRYELLLLALLGFGLDLDQCVATGGTEDLAFVSPKSGMAVSTAAAVGYEARLFRLPPFLREGGAAEWDDILDGLRLTGHFLERDLLHGKAAEVLAARERLVDRINRAVA; this is translated from the coding sequence ATGCATCTGCGTGCCCCCGCCATCATCGTCGCGATCCGCCCCCATGGCGAGAGCGGCGCGATCGTCCGGGCGCTGACGGCGGAAGCGGGGTTGTTGGCGGGCTATGTCCGCGGCGGTCGGTCGCGGCAACACCGCCCGGTGCTTCAGCCCGGCAACGACATCCTCGGGGATTGGCGGGCCAGGACCGAGGATCAACTGCCGGCCCTGGTGGCGGAACTGACGCACAGCCGCGCCCCGCTGTTCCGCGAGCCGCTCCCCGCCGCGGCGATCGATTGGGCCACCGCGCTGACCGCCGCGGCCTTGCCCGAGGGCCAGACCTATCCGCCGATCCATGCGGCACTTGGCGGTCTGCTCGACGCCATCGAAGCCGCCCCGGCGGCGCGGGGCTGGGCGGTGGCGATGGTCCGCTACGAATTGTTGCTGCTGGCCCTGCTCGGCTTCGGCCTCGACCTCGACCAGTGCGTCGCCACCGGCGGGACCGAGGATCTGGCGTTCGTCAGCCCCAAAAGCGGCATGGCGGTCAGCACCGCCGCAGCGGTGGGCTATGAGGCAAGGCTGTTCCGCCTACCGCCATTCCTCCGCGAGGGCGGCGCAGCGGAGTGGGACGACATCCTGGACGGCCTCCGCCTCACCGGCCATTTCCTCGAACGCGACCTGCTCCACGGCAAGGCGGCGGAGGTGCTGGCGGCACGCGAGCGGCTGGTCGACCGGATTAACAGGGCGGTTGCGTGA
- a CDS encoding GNAT family N-acetyltransferase, with product MTATARPTPLNFRIGARTLMAVQRDMVRVPLSLDEAREGRLPVLPPLPRDAHGYVVTSLPEDRLEAMVYASGRMIGFVRQKYTRYYADLTGGFDAYMGGLSSNARQGVRRKAKKIAQVSGGDLDIRSYRTPTELETFHDLARRIALRTYQEKLMGEGLPANPEFIRGMLSAAAADDVRAWLLFIEGEPAAYLYCPAHGETLVYEYVGHDPAFNDLSPGAVLQVEAFRDLFEEQKFARFDFTEGDGQHKRQYATGGVPCVDLLLLRPSLTNRVTTAALGGFNRTVAGGKALVEAVGLEKLSKKLRRG from the coding sequence ATGACCGCGACCGCGCGTCCCACCCCGCTCAACTTCCGCATCGGGGCGCGGACGTTGATGGCGGTGCAGCGCGACATGGTCCGCGTGCCGCTCAGCCTCGACGAGGCACGCGAGGGCCGCTTGCCCGTGCTTCCGCCCTTGCCGCGCGACGCGCATGGCTATGTCGTGACCTCGCTGCCCGAGGATCGGCTGGAGGCGATGGTCTATGCCTCGGGCCGGATGATCGGCTTCGTCCGCCAGAAATATACGCGATACTATGCCGACCTGACCGGCGGGTTCGACGCCTATATGGGCGGCCTGTCGAGCAATGCGCGACAGGGCGTGCGGCGCAAGGCGAAAAAGATCGCACAGGTTTCCGGCGGCGATCTCGACATCCGCAGCTATCGCACGCCGACGGAGCTGGAGACGTTTCACGATCTGGCCCGCCGCATCGCGCTGCGCACCTATCAGGAAAAGCTGATGGGGGAGGGGTTGCCCGCCAATCCGGAGTTCATCCGGGGGATGCTGAGCGCGGCGGCGGCGGACGATGTCCGCGCCTGGCTGTTGTTCATTGAGGGCGAGCCCGCCGCCTATCTCTATTGCCCCGCGCATGGCGAGACTCTGGTCTATGAATATGTCGGGCACGATCCGGCGTTCAACGACTTGTCCCCCGGCGCGGTGTTGCAAGTAGAAGCGTTCCGCGACCTCTTTGAGGAACAAAAATTCGCCAGATTCGACTTTACGGAGGGAGATGGCCAACACAAACGCCAATACGCCACCGGCGGTGTCCCCTGTGTGGACTTGTTGCTCCTGCGCCCAAGTTTGACGAACCGCGTGACGACGGCGGCGCTGGGCGGGTTCAACCGGACGGTGGCCGGCGGGAAGGCACTGGTCGAGGCGGTCGGACTGGAGAAGCTGTCAAAGAAGCTGCGGCGGGGATAA
- a CDS encoding polysaccharide deacetylase, with amino-acid sequence MPTRVFLTVDTELMWRHHAAGLSLAEIAERSLEPAGVGIGYQLRRFAEHGLKATFFVDPMPAVAHGLDPIRRVVEAILDAGQEVQLHLHPNWAAACDEDRSAAASFELIDYNLTEQRELIRAASDLLVAAGAPRPIAFRSGSYSASDDTLAALAELGIRYDSSHNGSEHPWPSAIGLAPRQIAPVEHRGVIEVPVTLIEDVRGHLRHFQICALSTAEMRDALDHAVAAGHAAVTIVSHGFELANRSGTRPNAVHVARFDALCAMLAERRGGMETVHFADLTHLPLDQDDAPLGPSLIRTRMRQAQQLWSNLVSERAA; translated from the coding sequence ATGCCCACGCGCGTTTTCCTGACGGTCGATACCGAGCTGATGTGGCGGCACCATGCCGCCGGGCTGTCGCTGGCGGAGATTGCGGAGCGGTCGCTGGAGCCGGCCGGGGTCGGCATTGGCTATCAGCTGCGCCGCTTTGCGGAGCATGGCCTCAAAGCCACCTTCTTCGTCGATCCGATGCCCGCAGTGGCGCATGGCCTCGATCCGATCCGCCGCGTGGTCGAGGCGATTCTTGACGCGGGGCAGGAGGTTCAGCTGCACCTCCATCCCAATTGGGCCGCTGCGTGCGACGAGGATCGCAGTGCCGCCGCGTCGTTCGAACTGATCGACTATAATCTGACCGAGCAGCGGGAGCTGATCCGCGCCGCGTCCGACCTGCTCGTCGCCGCTGGGGCACCGCGCCCGATTGCCTTCCGATCGGGCAGCTACAGCGCCAGCGACGACACGCTCGCCGCCCTTGCTGAACTCGGCATCCGTTACGACAGCAGCCATAACGGCTCCGAACATCCCTGGCCCAGCGCGATCGGCCTCGCGCCGCGTCAGATTGCCCCGGTCGAGCATCGCGGCGTGATCGAAGTGCCGGTGACCTTGATCGAGGATGTGCGCGGCCATCTCCGGCATTTCCAGATCTGCGCGCTGTCGACCGCCGAGATGCGCGATGCGCTCGACCATGCGGTGGCGGCGGGGCATGCGGCGGTGACCATCGTCAGCCACGGGTTCGAGCTTGCCAACCGGTCCGGCACCCGCCCCAATGCGGTGCATGTCGCCCGCTTCGACGCGCTGTGTGCGATGCTCGCGGAGCGGCGCGGCGGCATGGAGACGGTGCATTTTGCCGACCTCACCCATCTCCCGCTCGATCAGGACGACGCCCCGCTCGGCCCCAGCCTGATCCGCACCCGGATGCGTCAGGCGCAGCAGCTCTGGTCCAACCTCGTGTCGGAACGCGCCGCATGA
- a CDS encoding 23S rRNA (adenine(2030)-N(6))-methyltransferase RlmJ, translated as MNYRHSFHAGNSADVVKHSLLIALVRALQQKPGALTLIDTHAGCGLYDLGGEQAQRTGEAAQGVFRVFADANPLLDDYRAAVRAVNVGAEPRLYPGSPQVLAQLLRPQDALILNEKHPEDAYALRGAMRGTPAAVHERDAYELWLAMLPTRTARGVVVVDPPYEQTDERARITATLAAAHRKWAHGVTVIWYPLKDRATHQQWKNKLRNLNIPKFLVVEHWLYDADQPSIYNGAGLFIVNPPYAFTQELPPLLEALRATLAPAGHRGMITANWLDN; from the coding sequence ATGAATTATCGCCATTCCTTCCACGCCGGCAACAGCGCCGATGTGGTGAAGCACAGCCTGCTGATCGCCCTTGTCCGGGCATTGCAGCAAAAACCGGGCGCGTTGACCCTGATCGACACCCATGCCGGCTGCGGGCTCTACGACCTGGGCGGCGAGCAGGCGCAGCGCACCGGCGAGGCTGCACAGGGGGTTTTTCGCGTCTTTGCCGATGCGAACCCTTTGCTGGACGATTATCGCGCTGCCGTGCGGGCGGTGAATGTCGGCGCGGAGCCGCGCCTTTATCCCGGATCGCCACAGGTCCTGGCGCAGCTGCTGCGCCCGCAGGACGCGCTGATCCTCAACGAAAAGCATCCCGAGGATGCGTACGCCCTGCGCGGCGCGATGCGCGGTACGCCCGCCGCCGTGCACGAACGCGATGCCTATGAGCTGTGGCTGGCGATGCTGCCGACCCGCACGGCGCGCGGCGTGGTGGTAGTCGATCCGCCGTACGAGCAGACCGACGAGCGCGCCCGGATCACCGCCACCCTCGCTGCCGCGCACCGCAAATGGGCGCATGGCGTGACGGTGATCTGGTATCCGCTGAAGGACCGCGCGACGCATCAGCAGTGGAAGAACAAGCTGCGCAACCTGAACATCCCGAAATTCCTGGTCGTCGAGCATTGGCTGTACGATGCCGACCAGCCCAGCATCTACAACGGCGCGGGCCTGTTCATCGTCAATCCGCCCTATGCCTTTACGCAGGAACTGCCGCCGCTGCTGGAGGCGCTCCGTGCCACGCTCGCACCGGCGGGGCATCGGGGCATGATCACTGCGAACTGGTTGGACAATTGA
- a CDS encoding S41 family peptidase — MRKMLAALAGFALVVGSAQGQARAWDPAPWLADVAQMRAAFETKYANREWLEQERGVAIARTFDQLAAQLRTAGSDAEARAILDRAIRGIGDGHVALRWPRPQSATPVMPATAPAPTSVASLCQSIGYDARKGRPGIASALLGYRALVDKGALDAGVVATAGETVGVLRIPVFDPHAFPQLCADAVAALQLPIDKPCDDSCKNAVITHAYAALTRDMATRLGQLQAVGATSLLVDLTGNGGGSEWAEAAARMVTAKRLTSAPVGFVRGPHWAGTWGRLAELLHGWARTAPEAERAKLRALAEKADAARVAAETPCAPDTGCQWLGRAGYATGLVGSAEPGEWLGSEWGAWVFSAGQHAYQEGAWRGPVMVLVDQETWSAAEQFTALLQDARVATIVGARTGGAGCGYTWGGTPTTLNHSGATLLLPDCARFRADGSNEVAGIVPDVTIGWRATDSVAFRSRLLNAALPAAVARAQALHGDR; from the coding sequence ATGCGAAAGATGCTAGCGGCGCTCGCGGGATTTGCGCTCGTCGTTGGGAGCGCGCAGGGGCAGGCGCGCGCGTGGGACCCCGCGCCTTGGCTCGCCGATGTCGCGCAGATGCGTGCGGCGTTCGAGACCAAATATGCGAACCGTGAATGGCTGGAGCAGGAGCGCGGCGTTGCCATCGCCCGCACGTTCGACCAGCTGGCGGCGCAGCTCCGGACCGCCGGAAGCGATGCGGAGGCGCGGGCGATTCTCGACCGCGCCATCCGGGGCATCGGCGATGGCCATGTCGCGCTGCGCTGGCCCCGCCCGCAGTCCGCTACTCCCGTTATGCCCGCCACGGCCCCGGCGCCGACCAGCGTGGCGTCGCTCTGCCAGTCGATCGGCTATGACGCGCGCAAGGGGCGGCCCGGTATCGCGTCTGCACTCCTCGGCTACCGCGCGCTGGTCGATAAGGGGGCGCTCGATGCGGGCGTCGTGGCGACGGCGGGTGAGACGGTGGGCGTGCTGCGCATCCCCGTATTCGATCCGCACGCCTTTCCTCAGCTATGCGCCGACGCCGTCGCCGCGCTGCAGCTGCCGATCGACAAGCCGTGCGATGATAGCTGCAAGAATGCGGTGATCACCCACGCCTATGCTGCGCTCACCCGCGACATGGCGACGCGATTGGGCCAGCTACAGGCTGTGGGAGCGACGTCTTTGCTGGTCGACCTGACCGGGAATGGCGGGGGCAGCGAATGGGCGGAGGCCGCCGCGCGCATGGTCACGGCGAAGCGGCTTACTTCGGCCCCGGTCGGGTTCGTGCGCGGTCCGCACTGGGCAGGGACCTGGGGGAGGCTGGCCGAGCTGCTGCACGGCTGGGCCAGGACCGCCCCCGAAGCGGAGCGGGCGAAGCTGCGCGCGCTGGCGGAGAAGGCGGATGCGGCGCGCGTGGCGGCGGAGACGCCCTGCGCTCCCGACACCGGCTGCCAATGGCTGGGTCGCGCTGGCTATGCGACCGGGCTGGTCGGCAGCGCGGAACCCGGCGAATGGCTGGGCAGCGAATGGGGCGCATGGGTGTTCAGCGCGGGCCAGCATGCCTATCAGGAGGGCGCGTGGCGCGGCCCGGTGATGGTGCTCGTCGATCAGGAGACCTGGTCCGCCGCCGAACAATTCACCGCGCTGTTACAGGACGCGCGCGTCGCGACGATCGTCGGTGCGCGGACCGGCGGCGCGGGATGCGGCTATACCTGGGGCGGCACGCCGACGACGCTCAATCACAGCGGCGCGACCTTGCTGCTGCCCGATTGCGCACGGTTCCGCGCCGATGGCAGCAATGAGGTGGCGGGCATCGTTCCTGACGTGACGATCGGTTGGCGCGCGACCGACAGCGTGGCATTTCGGTCCCGCCTGCTCAATGCCGCACTGCCCGCCGCCGTGGCGCGCGCGCAAGCGCTGCATGGCGACCGCTGA
- a CDS encoding amidohydrolase, with the protein MRLLTALLATSLLATPSLAEPDFAPAVEADYAAHLEALFIDFHKNPELSYKETRTAAIMAKELRAVGGIEVTEGVGGTGVVGVMKNGTGPTILVRADMDGLPLKEDSGLAYASTVTQEDIDGVVKPVMHACGHDVHITSLIGTARQLAKLKSRWKGTVVFVIQPAEERIGGARKMMEDGLYTRFPKPDYAVAFHVTSGFPTGKIGLEPGISSSSSDSVDITIHGIGTHGAAPHMGKDPIVMGSQIVMALQTLVSREIAPLKPGVVTVGSFHSGFKHNIISDKAELQLTVRSDDEDTRKKLLDGIKRIAANVGRMNGLPEDKLPVVRVGFRSTPVTLNDPALTTRVRGAFTKAFGKDILRTEPRESMGAEDFAYFIEQKLGVPGAYFVVGGTPQAELDAAKRGEKTLPAHHSPFFKVEAKPAVTLGTTAMTVAVLDLLGK; encoded by the coding sequence ATGCGCCTGCTCACCGCCCTGCTCGCAACTTCGCTGCTCGCCACGCCATCACTGGCCGAGCCCGATTTCGCCCCGGCGGTGGAGGCGGATTATGCGGCGCATCTCGAAGCCTTGTTCATCGATTTCCACAAGAATCCCGAGCTGTCGTACAAGGAGACGCGCACCGCCGCGATCATGGCGAAGGAGCTGCGCGCGGTCGGTGGAATCGAGGTGACCGAGGGGGTCGGCGGGACCGGCGTCGTGGGCGTGATGAAGAACGGCACCGGTCCGACGATCCTGGTGCGCGCCGACATGGACGGGCTACCGCTCAAGGAGGATAGCGGGCTCGCCTATGCCTCGACGGTGACGCAGGAGGATATCGACGGCGTGGTGAAGCCGGTGATGCATGCGTGCGGGCATGACGTGCACATCACCTCGCTGATCGGCACCGCGCGGCAGCTGGCCAAGCTCAAGAGCCGGTGGAAGGGCACCGTCGTGTTCGTCATACAGCCCGCCGAGGAGCGGATCGGCGGCGCGCGCAAGATGATGGAGGACGGGCTCTACACCCGTTTCCCCAAGCCCGATTATGCGGTGGCGTTCCACGTCACCTCGGGCTTTCCGACCGGCAAGATCGGGCTGGAGCCGGGGATCAGCTCGTCATCGTCGGACAGCGTCGACATCACCATCCACGGCATCGGCACGCATGGTGCCGCGCCGCATATGGGGAAGGACCCGATCGTGATGGGGTCGCAGATCGTCATGGCGCTGCAGACGCTGGTGAGCCGCGAGATCGCGCCATTGAAGCCCGGCGTGGTCACCGTCGGATCGTTCCATTCGGGATTCAAGCACAACATCATCAGCGACAAGGCGGAGCTTCAACTGACCGTGCGGTCGGATGACGAAGACACGCGCAAGAAGCTGCTCGACGGCATCAAGCGCATCGCCGCCAATGTCGGGCGGATGAACGGTCTGCCCGAGGACAAATTGCCGGTGGTGCGCGTCGGGTTCAGATCGACCCCGGTGACGCTCAACGATCCGGCGCTGACGACGCGGGTGCGCGGCGCGTTCACCAAGGCGTTCGGCAAGGACATCCTGCGCACCGAACCGCGCGAGAGCATGGGCGCGGAGGATTTCGCGTACTTCATCGAGCAGAAACTGGGCGTGCCGGGGGCCTATTTCGTGGTCGGCGGGACACCGCAGGCCGAGCTGGACGCGGCCAAGCGCGGCGAGAAGACGCTGCCCGCGCACCATTCGCCCTTCTTCAAGGTCGAGGCGAAGCCGGCGGTGACGCTGGGGACGACCGCGATGACCGTGGCGGTGCTGGATTTGTTGGGGAAGTGA
- a CDS encoding ATPase → MPQIEQVAATYASQIFWLLLTFGLTFVIVGLGILPKVSGTMDARDKSVADDLAAAEAARTAADQAEETWRAQENAARDAARKRLAEARAEGQAQTDAALASANAEIEGRVTAAETRIAEASAAAAGEIEAVATDAARDIVARISGVSVTAAEAGQAVKAALNG, encoded by the coding sequence ATGCCCCAGATCGAACAAGTCGCAGCGACCTATGCGTCGCAGATCTTCTGGCTGCTGCTGACCTTCGGGCTCACCTTCGTGATCGTCGGCCTGGGCATTTTGCCCAAGGTCTCCGGCACGATGGATGCGCGCGACAAGTCGGTGGCCGACGACCTTGCGGCTGCGGAAGCGGCGCGCACGGCGGCGGACCAGGCCGAAGAGACGTGGCGTGCGCAGGAAAATGCGGCGCGTGATGCGGCGCGCAAGCGCCTGGCCGAGGCGCGTGCCGAGGGGCAGGCGCAGACCGACGCCGCGCTCGCATCGGCCAATGCCGAGATCGAAGGTCGCGTCACCGCGGCCGAAACCCGGATCGCGGAGGCCAGCGCCGCCGCAGCCGGTGAGATCGAAGCGGTCGCGACCGACGCTGCGCGCGACATCGTCGCCCGCATCTCGGGCGTCAGCGTCACGGCTGCGGAGGCCGGACAGGCAGTGAAGGCGGCGCTCAATGGCTGA
- a CDS encoding F0F1 ATP synthase subunit C: MEADAFKLLGAGLAAIGAGLAAMGVGNVFAAFLQGALRNPGAAASQQGNMFIGFAAAELLGLLAFVVAVLLIFVA; encoded by the coding sequence ATGGAAGCAGATGCATTCAAGCTGCTCGGCGCCGGTCTCGCGGCGATCGGTGCGGGCCTCGCGGCGATGGGCGTGGGCAACGTGTTCGCGGCGTTCCTTCAGGGCGCGCTGCGCAATCCGGGCGCGGCTGCCAGCCAGCAGGGCAACATGTTCATCGGCTTCGCGGCTGCCGAGCTTCTCGGCCTGCTCGCGTTCGTCGTGGCGGTGCTGCTGATCTTCGTCGCCTGA
- a CDS encoding F0F1 ATP synthase subunit A, with protein MHQFEVTSIADMFTVGNQTIAFTNSALWMVLATVALWVFMLGGMKRDVVPGRWQMAVEGFTGFIDNLLKANIGHEGRKFLPYVFSLFMFILFANVIGLLPFGAIPGVHPFTATSHFTVTGVLAILSFSIVLIVGLGKHGFRFFSLFVPKGTPLPVLFLVAPIEFVSFMVRPFSLALRLFVAMTAGHILLKVLAGFIINSTNAGLGWGALVGIPSFALMLGVSALEILVAGVQAYVFALLTSLYINDAVHLHDHH; from the coding sequence ATGCACCAGTTCGAGGTGACGTCGATTGCCGACATGTTCACCGTGGGCAATCAGACGATCGCCTTCACCAACAGCGCGCTATGGATGGTCCTCGCGACCGTCGCGCTGTGGGTGTTCATGCTGGGCGGCATGAAGCGCGACGTCGTGCCGGGCCGCTGGCAGATGGCGGTCGAGGGCTTTACCGGCTTCATCGACAATCTGCTCAAGGCGAATATCGGGCATGAGGGGCGCAAGTTCCTGCCCTATGTCTTCTCGCTGTTCATGTTCATCCTGTTCGCCAACGTGATCGGCCTGCTGCCGTTCGGCGCGATTCCCGGCGTGCATCCGTTCACCGCGACCAGCCACTTCACCGTCACCGGCGTGCTCGCGATCCTCAGCTTCTCGATCGTGCTGATCGTCGGGCTGGGCAAGCATGGCTTCCGTTTCTTCTCGCTGTTCGTGCCAAAGGGCACGCCGCTGCCCGTGCTGTTCCTCGTGGCGCCGATCGAGTTCGTCTCGTTCATGGTCCGCCCGTTCAGCCTGGCGCTGCGACTCTTCGTCGCGATGACCGCGGGCCACATCCTGCTCAAGGTGCTGGCGGGCTTCATCATCAATTCGACCAATGCCGGCCTGGGCTGGGGCGCGCTGGTGGGCATCCCCAGCTTCGCGCTGATGCTCGGCGTGTCGGCGCTCGAGATTCTGGTCGCGGGCGTCCAAGCCTATGTGTTCGCGCTGCTCACGTCGCTGTACATCAACGACGCGGTGCACCTGCACGATCATCACTGA
- the radC gene encoding RadC family protein encodes MGDGGSEAITDGTGHRARLRSRLLADHEALLDHELIEYLLALAIPRRDTKPLAKALLHQFGGIAGLLTADAEAIARVPGMGETSVAALKIAHAAALRLLKGEVAARPILSNWQALLDYLRADMAHHAIERVRVLHLNSRNMLIRDELMQEGSVDEAPVYVREVIRRAIDLGSTAIILVHNHPSGDPSPSRADIELTRNIVEAGKRLGIAVHDHIVIGTAGHVSLRAQGADVALGAVRRPDLLRDQGSRVAPDIRLGSGLLPAQEPG; translated from the coding sequence ATGGGGGACGGCGGCAGCGAGGCGATTACCGACGGGACCGGGCATCGCGCGCGGCTGCGGTCGCGGTTGCTGGCGGATCATGAAGCGCTGCTCGACCATGAACTGATCGAGTATCTGCTCGCTCTGGCGATTCCCCGGCGCGATACCAAGCCGCTGGCCAAGGCGCTGCTCCATCAGTTCGGCGGCATCGCCGGACTGTTGACCGCCGACGCGGAAGCGATCGCGCGGGTGCCGGGGATGGGCGAGACCTCGGTCGCGGCGCTCAAGATCGCGCATGCGGCAGCGTTGCGGCTCCTAAAGGGAGAGGTCGCGGCGCGGCCGATCTTGTCCAACTGGCAGGCGCTGCTGGATTATCTCCGCGCCGACATGGCGCATCATGCGATCGAGCGCGTGCGGGTACTGCATCTGAACAGCCGCAACATGCTGATCCGCGACGAATTGATGCAGGAAGGGTCGGTGGACGAGGCCCCGGTCTATGTCCGCGAAGTAATCCGCCGTGCGATCGATCTGGGATCGACCGCGATCATCCTGGTCCACAACCATCCCAGTGGCGACCCGAGCCCGAGCCGGGCGGATATCGAACTGACGCGCAATATTGTGGAGGCGGGGAAGCGGCTGGGCATTGCGGTGCATGACCATATCGTCATCGGCACCGCCGGGCATGTCAGCCTGCGCGCGCAGGGGGCTGATGTAGCGCTCGGCGCTGTCCGGCGACCTGATCTCCTGCGAGATCAGGGGTCCAGAGTTGCACCAGACATCCGCCTTGGCTCCGGGCTCCTGCCTGCGCAGGAGCCCGGATAA
- a CDS encoding EF-hand domain-containing protein: MLKSILLASAVAISAPALAQDMPDPQTPPTQEQPAPGETTEPVPQEVPAPAPQPDAEPVPEATPTPEPTPTPTPSPTPTPEPQAAEQAQATQPAQQPAQQPANAEQIAQIVDQGFPTYDKDADGSLKQEEFGAWMVALRSATEPAFTGESAADKEWLGKALASADADKSGGVSKDELKAFLAPAAAS, encoded by the coding sequence ATGTTGAAATCTATCCTTTTGGCCAGTGCGGTTGCGATCTCGGCCCCGGCACTTGCCCAGGACATGCCCGACCCGCAGACTCCGCCGACTCAGGAACAGCCGGCCCCGGGCGAGACGACCGAGCCTGTTCCGCAAGAGGTTCCGGCACCCGCGCCACAGCCCGACGCTGAGCCGGTTCCGGAAGCGACGCCGACGCCTGAGCCGACTCCCACGCCGACTCCGTCGCCCACGCCGACTCCGGAGCCTCAGGCCGCAGAGCAGGCACAGGCGACTCAGCCCGCTCAGCAGCCTGCGCAGCAGCCCGCCAATGCGGAGCAGATTGCGCAGATCGTCGATCAGGGCTTCCCGACCTATGACAAGGATGCCGATGGCAGCCTGAAGCAGGAGGAATTCGGTGCCTGGATGGTTGCGCTGCGTTCGGCGACCGAGCCTGCGTTCACCGGCGAATCGGCGGCTGACAAGGAATGGCTCGGCAAGGCGCTTGCCTCGGCGGATGCCGACAAGTCGGGCGGCGTGAGCAAGGACGAACTGAAGGCCTTCCTTGCCCCTGCTGCGGCGTCGTAA